The Rhinopithecus roxellana isolate Shanxi Qingling chromosome 13, ASM756505v1, whole genome shotgun sequence genome contains a region encoding:
- the OXT gene encoding oxytocin-neurophysin 1, with translation MASPSLACCLLGLLALTSACYIQNCPLGGKRAAPDLDVRKCLPCGPGGKGRCFGPNICCAEELGCFVGTAEALRCQEENYLPSPCQSGQKACGSGGRCAVFGLCCSPDGCHADPACDMEATFSQH, from the exons ATGGCCAGCCCCAGCCTCGCCTGCTGTCTCCTCGGCCTTCTGGCGCTGACCTCAGCCTGCTACATCCAGAACTGCCCCCTGGGAGGCAAGAGGGCCGCGCCGGACCTCGACGTGCGCAAG TGCCTCCCCTGCGGCCCCGGGGGCAAAGGCCGTTGCTTCGGGCCCAATATCTGCTGCGCGGAAGAGCTGGGCTGCTTCGTGGGCACGGCCGAGGCGCTGCGCTGCCAGGAGGAAAACTACCTGCCGTCGCCCTGCCAGTCCGGCCAGAAGGCGTGCGGGAGCGGGGGCCGCTGCGCCGTCTTCGGCCTCTGCTGCAGCCCGG ACGGCTGCCACGCCGACCCTGCCTGCGATATGGAAGCTACCTTCTCCCAGCACTGA
- the AVP gene encoding vasopressin-neurophysin 2-copeptin: MPDTMLPACFLGLLAFSSACYFQNCPRGGKRAMSDLELRQCLPCGPGGKGRCFGPSICCADELGCFVGTAEALRCQEENYLPSPCQSGQKACGSGGRCAAFGICCNDESCTTEPDCREGFHRRARASDRSNATQLDGPAGALLLRLVQLAGAPEPFEPAQPGVY, encoded by the exons ATGCCAGACACCATGCTGCCCGCCTGCTTCCTCGGCCTACTGGCCTTCTCCTCCGCATGCTACTTCCAGAACTGCCCGAGGGGCGGCAAGAGGGCCATGTCCGACCTGGAGCTGAGACAG TGCCTCCCCTGTGGCCCCGGGGGCAAAGGCCGCTGCTTCGGGCCGAGCATCTGCTGCGCGGACGAGCTGGGCTGCTTTGTGGGCACAGCCGAGGCGCTGCGCTGCCAGGAGGAGAACTACCTGCCGTCGCCCTGCCAGTCCGGCCAGAAGGCGTGCGGGAGCGGGGGCCGCTGCGCCGCCTTCGGCATCTGTTGCAACGACG AGAGCTGCACGACGGAGCCCGACTGCCGCGAGGGCTTTCACCGCCGCGCCCGCGCCAGCGACCGGAGCAACGCCACGCAGCTAGACGGGCCGGCCGGGGCCTTGCTGTTGCGGCTGGTGCAGCTGGCCGGGGCGCCCGAGCCCTTCGAGCCCGCCCAGCCCGGCGTCTACTGA